From one Shewanella sp. GD04112 genomic stretch:
- the hemN gene encoding oxygen-independent coproporphyrinogen III oxidase, translated as MKQPTQISWDQSMIEKYNYSGPRYTSYPTALEFDDSFTEQNLLTAIENSKSDKLSLYIHIPFCAKLCYYCGCNKVITRHAHKADQYIEYLSHEIIKRAPLFKHYTVTQMHWGGGTPTFLNPEQILKLTDLIKANFNFAAEGEFSIEVDPREIELSMLDTLKEAGFNRISIGVQDFNKEVQVAVNREQDEQFIFDLMAKAKAMGFVSTNIDLIYGLPHQTPETFAATMQRVLDLSPDRLSVFNYAHLPARFAAQRKIKDEHLPSPKQKLEMLHQTIETLTGAGYQYIGMDHFAKPDDELAKLQREGKLHRNFQGYTTQEECDLLGLGVSSISQIGDCYAQNQKDIRPYYEAIDKDGHALWKGCSLNRDDEIRRVVIKQLICHFDLDMAKMDEKLGIKFEEYFAEDLKLLQTFIDDKLVDVTDRKITISPTGRLLIRNICMCFDLYYRQKARQQQFSRVI; from the coding sequence TTGAAGCAGCCCACTCAGATAAGCTGGGATCAGTCGATGATCGAAAAATATAACTACAGCGGTCCCCGTTACACTTCTTACCCAACGGCGCTGGAGTTCGATGATTCATTCACTGAACAAAACCTGTTAACGGCGATTGAAAACAGTAAGAGTGACAAACTGTCGCTGTATATTCACATCCCCTTCTGCGCCAAACTTTGCTATTACTGTGGTTGTAATAAAGTTATCACTCGCCACGCCCACAAGGCCGATCAATATATCGAGTATTTGAGCCACGAAATTATTAAGCGTGCTCCGCTGTTTAAGCACTACACAGTCACCCAAATGCACTGGGGCGGCGGCACGCCAACTTTCTTAAATCCTGAGCAAATTCTGAAGTTAACCGACTTAATCAAGGCTAACTTTAACTTTGCCGCTGAAGGTGAGTTCTCTATCGAAGTTGACCCGCGTGAAATTGAGCTTTCAATGCTCGACACCTTAAAAGAAGCGGGCTTTAACCGCATTTCTATCGGGGTGCAGGACTTCAATAAAGAAGTACAAGTCGCGGTTAACCGTGAGCAGGACGAGCAATTTATTTTCGATTTAATGGCCAAAGCCAAGGCCATGGGATTTGTCTCAACCAATATTGACTTAATTTACGGGCTGCCACATCAGACACCCGAAACATTCGCCGCCACCATGCAGCGCGTGTTAGACCTGTCGCCCGATCGTCTTTCTGTGTTCAACTATGCCCACTTACCCGCACGTTTTGCCGCGCAGCGTAAGATTAAAGATGAGCACTTACCTTCGCCGAAACAAAAACTCGAGATGTTGCATCAAACGATCGAGACCTTAACTGGCGCTGGTTATCAGTACATTGGCATGGACCACTTCGCTAAGCCTGACGATGAGCTGGCTAAGCTGCAACGCGAAGGCAAACTGCACCGCAACTTCCAGGGTTATACCACCCAAGAAGAATGCGATCTGCTCGGTCTTGGCGTGTCTTCAATCAGCCAAATCGGCGATTGTTATGCGCAAAACCAGAAGGATATTCGTCCTTACTACGAAGCCATCGACAAAGACGGACATGCACTGTGGAAAGGTTGTAGCCTGAACCGTGACGATGAAATCCGCCGCGTCGTAATCAAACAACTGATCTGCCACTTCGATTTAGATATGGCAAAAATGGACGAGAAACTAGGGATTAAGTTCGAGGAATACTTCGCCGAAGACTTAAAACTGCTGCAAACCTTTATCGACGATAAGTTAGTCGACGTCACCGACAGAAAGATCACCATCAGCCCCACAGGCCGCCTGTTGATCCGCAATATCTGTATGTGCTTCGACCTTTACTACCGTCAAAAAGCGCGTCAACAACAGTTCTCCCGTGTGATCTAA
- the add gene encoding adenosine deaminase, which produces MINTSIPLVDLHRHLDGNVRVNTIWELGHQHGIALPADSLESLAPFVQIQGKETSLVAFLKKLDWMVAVLADLDAVKRVAYENVADAALSGLDYAELRFSPYYMAMNHKLPIEGVVEAVIDGVKAGLKDYQVKINLIGIMSRSFGQAACTQELEGLLAHKQHIIAMDLAGDELGFPGELFNEHFKRVRDAGLAITAHAGEAAGSQSMWQAIQELGATRIGHGVNAIHDPKLMEYLAKHRIGIESCPTSNLHTSTVSSYAEHPFRTFMDAGVLISLNTDDPGVSAIDIKHEYRIAKSELGLSDAELAQVQRNGVEMAFLSESERKALYAAKA; this is translated from the coding sequence ATGATCAATACATCCATTCCATTGGTGGATTTGCATCGTCACTTAGATGGTAACGTGCGAGTGAACACCATTTGGGAACTCGGACACCAACACGGCATTGCTTTGCCTGCCGATTCTTTAGAGAGTCTCGCGCCATTTGTACAAATTCAGGGGAAAGAAACCAGCTTAGTCGCCTTCTTGAAGAAGCTTGACTGGATGGTGGCCGTTCTCGCTGATTTAGATGCGGTAAAACGTGTCGCCTATGAAAACGTGGCGGATGCGGCGTTATCAGGCCTTGATTATGCGGAGCTGCGTTTTAGCCCATATTACATGGCGATGAACCATAAACTACCGATTGAAGGTGTGGTTGAAGCGGTTATCGACGGGGTGAAAGCGGGCCTGAAAGATTACCAAGTTAAAATCAATCTAATCGGGATTATGTCGCGCTCCTTCGGCCAAGCCGCTTGTACTCAGGAGCTTGAAGGCCTGCTCGCACATAAACAACATATAATCGCGATGGATTTAGCCGGCGATGAGCTTGGCTTCCCTGGCGAATTGTTTAACGAGCACTTTAAGCGAGTGCGAGATGCGGGCTTAGCCATTACCGCCCATGCGGGGGAGGCGGCGGGTTCACAAAGTATGTGGCAAGCGATTCAGGAACTGGGGGCGACACGTATCGGCCATGGCGTGAATGCGATTCACGATCCTAAGTTGATGGAATATCTCGCTAAACACCGTATCGGTATCGAATCTTGCCCAACCAGCAACCTGCACACATCGACCGTGTCTTCCTATGCGGAACATCCCTTCAGAACCTTTATGGATGCGGGTGTGTTGATAAGCCTGAACACCGATGATCCGGGTGTGAGTGCGATTGATATCAAGCATGAGTACCGTATTGCTAAGTCTGAACTGGGTCTAAGCGATGCAGAGCTGGCTCAGGTGCAACGCAACGGGGTGGAAATGGCGTTTTTATCCGAGAGTGAGCGCAAGGCGCTGTATGCGGCTAAAGCTTAA
- a CDS encoding DUF885 domain-containing protein: protein MHKLFTPSLLICALSACSAAQPPSAPTAQTTVAVAQSTAKTMAPALQAIVDQSWQLQLSASPEMAYGMGDKSAAGKLQDLSPEALAKLNQGQIAILAQLKALDRSKLSKEDKINAQILEDQIQNEVDLYKYKDYYLPITAESGFHAYISSIAQGRFNTLEDYQNYLGKLKALPTYFAQQTHWLKQGLKEGITPPKATLKGFENSISAYILPVEKSSYFKPFTQYPSHFTEAQKAQLTQEGRASVEQNVLPTYQAFYDFMTQEYMPNTRENIAANSLPDGDAFYENRVRYYTTLNMTSAEVHELGLKEVKRIRQEMEQVIKSVGFKGSFADFLHFLRTDPQFYTTSADQLLKEAAFIAKKADAILPKYFGKLPRKPYGIAPVPAEIAPKYTSGRYSGSNRDDEPGYYWVNTYALDKRPLYELEALTLHEAVPGHHLQISLNSELSSLPDFRRYSYISAFGEGWGLYSEYLGLEAGFYQDPYSNFGRLTYEMWRAARLVVDTGMHAQGWSREQAIEFMASNTALSLHNVTTEIDRYITWPGQALSYKIGELTIKRLRAKAEQALGDKFDIRAFHDAVLENGSVPMSVLEQQINDFIEAQKAAI, encoded by the coding sequence ATGCATAAACTCTTTACCCCAAGCTTACTGATTTGCGCCCTGAGTGCCTGTAGCGCGGCTCAGCCCCCGTCTGCACCAACCGCACAGACAACCGTGGCTGTTGCACAATCCACAGCCAAGACTATGGCTCCGGCCTTGCAAGCGATTGTGGATCAAAGTTGGCAACTCCAACTCAGTGCCAGCCCTGAAATGGCCTATGGAATGGGGGATAAGAGTGCTGCGGGTAAACTGCAAGATCTGTCCCCAGAAGCCTTAGCCAAACTCAACCAGGGACAAATTGCCATTCTGGCCCAATTGAAAGCCCTGGATCGCAGCAAGCTGAGTAAAGAAGATAAAATCAACGCCCAAATCCTTGAGGATCAGATCCAGAACGAGGTCGACCTGTATAAATACAAGGATTACTACCTGCCAATCACCGCAGAGAGCGGCTTCCACGCCTATATATCCTCCATTGCACAAGGGCGATTCAACACCCTAGAAGATTACCAAAACTACCTAGGTAAGCTTAAGGCGCTACCGACCTATTTTGCCCAGCAAACCCATTGGTTAAAACAAGGCTTAAAGGAAGGGATCACACCGCCTAAAGCCACGCTCAAGGGATTTGAAAACAGCATTAGTGCCTACATCTTACCAGTAGAGAAAAGCAGTTATTTTAAGCCTTTTACTCAATATCCAAGCCACTTTACCGAGGCGCAAAAAGCGCAACTGACCCAAGAAGGCCGAGCATCGGTCGAGCAGAATGTGCTCCCGACCTATCAGGCTTTTTATGATTTTATGACTCAGGAGTATATGCCCAACACTCGGGAAAATATTGCCGCCAACAGCTTACCCGATGGCGATGCCTTCTATGAGAACCGCGTTCGTTACTACACGACCTTAAATATGACCTCGGCCGAAGTGCACGAGCTTGGTTTAAAAGAAGTAAAACGTATCCGCCAGGAAATGGAGCAAGTCATTAAGTCTGTTGGCTTTAAAGGCAGCTTTGCCGACTTTTTACATTTCTTAAGAACCGATCCCCAGTTTTATACTACTAGTGCGGATCAGCTCCTGAAGGAAGCGGCATTTATTGCTAAAAAAGCCGATGCCATTTTGCCCAAATATTTTGGTAAATTGCCGCGAAAACCCTATGGTATCGCGCCAGTGCCTGCTGAAATCGCCCCCAAATACACCTCAGGCCGTTATTCAGGCTCAAATCGTGATGACGAGCCGGGTTACTATTGGGTTAATACCTACGCCTTAGATAAGCGTCCGCTCTATGAACTCGAAGCACTAACGCTGCACGAAGCCGTGCCCGGGCATCATCTGCAGATTTCACTCAACTCCGAACTGAGCTCATTGCCTGATTTTCGTCGCTACAGCTATATTTCGGCCTTTGGTGAAGGTTGGGGATTGTATAGCGAATACTTAGGATTAGAAGCGGGATTCTATCAAGATCCTTACAGTAACTTTGGGCGCCTAACCTATGAGATGTGGCGCGCCGCGCGCCTCGTTGTCGATACGGGGATGCACGCCCAAGGCTGGAGTCGAGAGCAAGCCATCGAGTTTATGGCGAGCAACACGGCATTATCGCTCCACAATGTGACCACTGAAATTGACCGTTACATTACTTGGCCAGGGCAAGCGCTCTCCTACAAGATTGGTGAGCTCACCATTAAACGTCTACGCGCGAAAGCCGAGCAAGCCTTAGGCGATAAATTTGATATTCGCGCCTTCCACGACGCCGTATTAGAGAATGGTTCTGTGCCTATGTCGGTGCTGGAGCAGCAAATAAACGACTTTATCGAAGCGCAAAAAGCCGCGATTTAA
- a CDS encoding alpha/beta fold hydrolase: MSQTPLNFPREEFSKVAFSTEHDLNTSEQQAFWQTVVQDTLKTPDGLTLAYMMVKHPKAHASIVISSGRVESYLKYQELVFDLYQQGYSVFAIDHRGQGLSSRMTANPHQGHVRRFNDYIDDFALFMQTVVLKHATSPLFLLGHSMGGAIGTLYLKQHPDVFTAAAFSAPMYGIKLPMPKGFVRWLASKLDASLNGGEPNYVLSGQNYKAAPFKGNDLTHCQSRYQAYRELYDAAPKLQLGSPTNRWLTESLDAADACVLATAHIRTPILILQASEDKIVDNAAQNLAVSSNCQLKVIAGAAHEIFMEKDSYRNQALNYALDFFKRYATRDVDKQAV, encoded by the coding sequence ATGAGCCAAACGCCCCTAAACTTTCCAAGGGAAGAGTTTTCCAAGGTAGCTTTTTCAACGGAACACGATTTAAATACTTCTGAACAGCAAGCCTTCTGGCAGACCGTTGTCCAAGACACACTCAAAACGCCCGATGGATTAACCTTAGCCTATATGATGGTCAAGCATCCCAAGGCCCATGCCAGCATTGTAATCAGCAGTGGTCGAGTAGAGTCCTACTTAAAGTATCAAGAATTGGTATTTGACTTGTATCAGCAAGGTTATTCGGTGTTTGCCATCGATCACCGCGGCCAGGGATTATCAAGCCGCATGACGGCCAATCCCCATCAAGGCCACGTGCGGCGGTTCAACGACTATATCGACGACTTTGCCCTGTTTATGCAAACCGTTGTACTCAAACATGCCACTTCGCCATTATTCTTGCTCGGGCATTCTATGGGCGGCGCCATCGGTACCTTGTATCTAAAACAACATCCAGATGTGTTTACGGCGGCGGCATTCTCAGCCCCCATGTATGGCATTAAGTTACCTATGCCAAAAGGGTTTGTCCGTTGGCTTGCGAGTAAGCTCGATGCCAGCCTCAATGGTGGAGAACCTAACTACGTGCTCAGCGGGCAAAACTATAAGGCCGCTCCCTTTAAGGGCAATGATCTCACCCACTGCCAGAGCCGTTATCAAGCCTATAGAGAGTTGTACGATGCGGCGCCAAAGCTGCAATTAGGCTCACCGACTAACCGCTGGTTGACTGAATCCTTAGATGCGGCCGATGCCTGTGTCTTGGCCACGGCACATATCCGTACGCCCATTCTGATCCTGCAAGCCAGTGAGGATAAGATTGTCGACAATGCCGCCCAAAATCTGGCGGTAAGCTCAAATTGCCAATTAAAAGTGATTGCAGGGGCTGCCCATGAGATTTTTATGGAGAAAGATAGCTACCGTAATCAAGCGCTTAATTACGCACTCGACTTTTTTAAACGCTACGCAACAAGGGACGTGGACAAACAAGCTGTTTAA
- a CDS encoding EAL domain-containing protein produces MLRKLSLAVLIPVCMLALYLVLVTAEYFYESELVRNELADRQVNQIKQQLLRMQTIVQSAQALQDVERIEQEVSLATLDMNVMVYILLDANSRIRFANHTVWRDSNAIEVIDGYDVVRHHAVVQSGQASVSINPDRLSIQAYYPVDAQYPGATELIYLESDLAPLVAKASTELQQRFMRVWGLGALLLIGFTFVLYYLLIRPFKMLSESAKHVGTPEFSTQVPWSASEVLSLQTTLQQVHEHLGRAVKQLNDSEQRWLFAVEGSRNGIWDWNIRSGEVFLSDRWKEMIGYQPDELEEVFQTWETRLHPDDKQAVLDCLQEYVCGKTKEFESVHRLQHRDGHYVWVFDRGMLVDWDHLGRPTRMIGIHVDVSESERNHAAIAELVKQSVAGPKMLPETFMAQLSQYLNQRTSAGHWGALLLLNVETLGANNTLTSHELERLLSQLSARLSSYFAENIVVAHLELGRFALLAKELAADANMAGRRALALATELKQIATRPFHYGEHDFRLNANIGICLLDSVDTLAPELAVRRAELAMQHAQSSEHAGCAFYHPDLERSQDTESSLLNRLERAIAENQLSLMFQPVVDMQGKIVSAEVLSRWHLADGEIVPVAKFIDLAERHGLIASLDLNVATRVCQLIKQLKQQGINLPRLTLNISTLSFCQADFVEQLVALTRRYELDDNQLGIELTESALLTSTSFIQPRMSLLAEAGVAITLDNFGAGQGALSCLRHYPLHEVKLDLHCAANLTNDASWSQALIQSVQSFNLPIVAKGVESPQQQQLFSRLGCTRFQGYNIARALSVNDFKQLVCPRPLLRSV; encoded by the coding sequence ATGCTTCGTAAACTCTCGCTCGCAGTATTGATACCTGTCTGCATGCTGGCACTTTATTTAGTGTTGGTTACGGCTGAGTATTTCTATGAGAGCGAGCTGGTACGTAATGAACTGGCGGATCGCCAGGTGAACCAGATAAAGCAGCAACTTTTACGTATGCAAACGATAGTGCAGTCGGCACAAGCGTTACAAGATGTTGAACGTATCGAGCAGGAAGTCTCTCTGGCAACCTTAGATATGAATGTCATGGTTTATATCTTGCTGGATGCGAATAGCCGGATTCGATTTGCAAATCATACTGTTTGGCGTGATAGCAATGCCATTGAAGTGATTGATGGTTACGATGTGGTCCGGCATCATGCCGTGGTGCAATCTGGACAGGCGAGTGTTTCAATTAATCCAGACCGATTATCGATTCAAGCCTATTATCCCGTCGATGCTCAATATCCTGGAGCGACAGAGCTTATCTATCTTGAGTCTGATCTCGCGCCGTTAGTGGCTAAAGCTTCAACCGAATTACAACAACGATTTATGCGTGTCTGGGGACTCGGGGCGCTGTTGTTAATCGGTTTTACCTTTGTTCTATATTACCTCTTGATCCGTCCATTCAAGATGTTAAGCGAATCGGCGAAGCATGTAGGCACTCCTGAGTTTTCGACTCAAGTGCCTTGGAGTGCCTCCGAGGTCTTGTCTCTACAAACGACACTGCAGCAGGTTCATGAACATTTAGGACGTGCAGTTAAGCAGCTTAACGATAGTGAGCAACGTTGGTTGTTTGCGGTTGAAGGTTCACGCAATGGGATCTGGGATTGGAATATTCGTTCTGGCGAAGTTTTTTTGTCCGATCGTTGGAAGGAAATGATTGGCTATCAACCCGACGAGCTAGAGGAAGTGTTCCAGACCTGGGAAACGCGTTTGCATCCCGATGATAAGCAAGCCGTGTTGGACTGCCTGCAAGAGTATGTCTGTGGCAAGACTAAAGAATTTGAGAGTGTCCATCGCTTACAACATAGAGATGGGCATTATGTTTGGGTATTTGACCGTGGCATGTTAGTCGACTGGGACCACCTTGGTCGACCGACTCGAATGATCGGCATTCATGTCGATGTTTCGGAGAGTGAGCGAAACCATGCTGCGATCGCCGAATTAGTGAAGCAATCTGTGGCTGGGCCTAAGATGCTCCCCGAAACCTTTATGGCGCAGTTATCCCAATACCTTAATCAGCGAACCAGTGCGGGGCATTGGGGGGCTTTGTTATTACTCAATGTTGAAACCCTTGGGGCGAATAATACTCTTACATCCCATGAGCTTGAGCGATTGTTGTCGCAATTAAGTGCAAGGCTATCGAGTTATTTTGCTGAAAATATTGTCGTTGCTCATCTCGAATTGGGTCGGTTCGCCTTGTTAGCTAAGGAGTTGGCTGCCGATGCGAATATGGCCGGACGTCGAGCCTTGGCGTTGGCTACTGAGCTTAAACAAATCGCCACTCGTCCCTTCCATTATGGTGAACATGATTTTCGTTTAAATGCGAATATTGGGATTTGCTTATTAGATTCTGTGGATACGCTTGCGCCAGAACTCGCAGTGCGACGTGCCGAACTGGCGATGCAGCATGCTCAGTCTAGTGAACACGCAGGTTGCGCTTTCTATCACCCAGATTTAGAACGCTCGCAGGATACTGAGTCGTCTTTATTGAACAGATTAGAGCGTGCAATTGCCGAAAATCAGTTGTCGTTAATGTTCCAGCCAGTGGTGGATATGCAGGGCAAGATAGTGTCGGCCGAGGTTTTATCCCGCTGGCATTTAGCGGATGGGGAAATTGTCCCGGTCGCTAAATTTATTGATTTAGCCGAGCGCCATGGTTTGATTGCATCGCTCGATTTAAATGTGGCTACGCGCGTTTGCCAGTTGATTAAGCAATTGAAACAACAGGGTATTAACCTGCCACGTTTAACTTTGAATATTAGTACCTTATCTTTCTGCCAAGCCGATTTTGTCGAGCAATTGGTTGCGTTAACCCGTCGCTACGAGCTGGATGACAATCAGCTGGGTATTGAGTTAACCGAGAGTGCATTACTAACATCAACCTCCTTTATTCAGCCGAGGATGAGTCTGCTCGCAGAAGCAGGGGTGGCAATAACCCTAGATAACTTTGGTGCGGGACAGGGCGCCTTGAGTTGCTTGCGTCACTATCCCTTGCATGAGGTGAAACTCGATTTACATTGTGCCGCTAACTTAACGAACGATGCGAGCTGGAGCCAAGCGCTGATTCAGTCTGTACAATCCTTTAACTTGCCTATCGTGGCCAAAGGTGTCGAATCACCACAGCAACAGCAACTCTTTAGCCGCTTAGGTTGTACCCGCTTCCAAGGCTACAATATTGCTCGCGCCTTAAGTGTTAATGACTTTAAACAGCTTGTTTGTCCACGTCCCTTGTTGCGTAGCGTTTAA